One Epinephelus lanceolatus isolate andai-2023 chromosome 10, ASM4190304v1, whole genome shotgun sequence genomic region harbors:
- the snx10b gene encoding sorting nexin-10B isoform X1, whose translation MREETDKAVNQQVISVWVRDPRIRKNDFWHAYIDYEICLHTTSVCFTKKISSVRRRYSEFVWLRQKLQANTLLLVQLPELPPKNPFFSLNNAQQITERMKGLQKFLEQTLQSPLLLSDSCLHLFLQSQLSISKMEACATGRTHYSVAQAVQRCGLRRFHSEEDLQKDLSMSCDSDSDSSCLYHSSSECQDPELRIKDLAINKSKSTALLDLMGTRQEATLSSSCGST comes from the exons ATGAGAGAAGAAACTGACAAGGCTGTGAACCAG CAGGTGATCAGTGTCTGGGTGCGGGACCCACGGATACGAAAGAATGACTTTTGGCATGCCTACATAGACTACGAAATTTGTTTGCAT ACCACCAGCGTGTGCTTCACCAAGAAGATCTCAAGTGTGAGAAGGAGGTACAGTGAGTTTGTATGGCTCAGACAGAAGCTACAAGCAAATACACTGCTATT ggtACAGCTGCCAGAGCTGCCCCCGAAGAACCCCTTCTTCAGCCTGAACAACGCCCAGCAGATCACTGAGCGGATGAAAGGGCTCCAGAAGTTTTTGGAACA GACCCTGCAGAGCCCTCTGCTGCTGTCCGACAGTTGCCTTCATCTTTTCCTGCAGTCACAGCTCAGCATATCCAAGATGGAGGCCTGTGCTACTGGGAGGACCCACTACTCTGTGGCCCAGGCGGTCCAGCGCTGTGGCCTTAGGCGATTCCACTCTGAGGAGGATCTGCAGAAGGACCTTAGCATGTCCTGTGACTCTGACTCAGACAG TTCTTGTCTCTATCATTCCAGCTCAGAGTGTCAAGATCCAGAGCTTCGGATTAAAGATTTGgctataaataaatcaaagagTACAGCTTTACTTGATCTCATGGGAACCCGGCAGGAGGCAACCCTCAGCTCCTCATGTGGCtctacataa
- the snx10b gene encoding sorting nexin-10B isoform X2 produces the protein MREETDKAVNQQVISVWVRDPRIRKNDFWHAYIDYEICLHTTSVCFTKKISSVRRRYSEFVWLRQKLQANTLLLVQLPELPPKNPFFSLNNAQQITERMKGLQKFLEQTLQSPLLLSDSCLHLFLQSQLSISKMEACATGRTHYSVAQAVQRCGLRRFHSEEDLQKDLSMSCDSDSDSSECQDPELRIKDLAINKSKSTALLDLMGTRQEATLSSSCGST, from the exons ATGAGAGAAGAAACTGACAAGGCTGTGAACCAG CAGGTGATCAGTGTCTGGGTGCGGGACCCACGGATACGAAAGAATGACTTTTGGCATGCCTACATAGACTACGAAATTTGTTTGCAT ACCACCAGCGTGTGCTTCACCAAGAAGATCTCAAGTGTGAGAAGGAGGTACAGTGAGTTTGTATGGCTCAGACAGAAGCTACAAGCAAATACACTGCTATT ggtACAGCTGCCAGAGCTGCCCCCGAAGAACCCCTTCTTCAGCCTGAACAACGCCCAGCAGATCACTGAGCGGATGAAAGGGCTCCAGAAGTTTTTGGAACA GACCCTGCAGAGCCCTCTGCTGCTGTCCGACAGTTGCCTTCATCTTTTCCTGCAGTCACAGCTCAGCATATCCAAGATGGAGGCCTGTGCTACTGGGAGGACCCACTACTCTGTGGCCCAGGCGGTCCAGCGCTGTGGCCTTAGGCGATTCCACTCTGAGGAGGATCTGCAGAAGGACCTTAGCATGTCCTGTGACTCTGACTCAGACAG CTCAGAGTGTCAAGATCCAGAGCTTCGGATTAAAGATTTGgctataaataaatcaaagagTACAGCTTTACTTGATCTCATGGGAACCCGGCAGGAGGCAACCCTCAGCTCCTCATGTGGCtctacataa
- the skap2 gene encoding src kinase-associated phosphoprotein 2: MRGIPEELTALISDLEYFLSDGLKGENLSKKAKEKREAFIKRIKEVKLGFPHDFKDRSGDDSDDEEDVDSNNDGGSLQSERTDKDDEAFEGSQQSPPVAAQDLKFVFKAGYLEKRRKDHSFFGTEWQKRWCALSHHTFYYYGSEKDKQQKGEFSIDGYTVKMNSTLRKDSKKDCCFEISAPDKRVYQFCASSAKEAEEWVKQIDFVLRDMSGIIPVDEEEEQEVYDDVGAIEDTADSEPIDEDIYEELPEDDVPAPVKPAPKVEPVSKPAPPPASVDKSTDYPNFYQGLWDCTGDHPDELSFKRGDAIYILSKEYQNFGWWVGEKNGTVGIVPKDFLMELYAI, encoded by the exons ACCTTGAATATTTCCTCTCTGATGGATTAAAAGGGGAAAATCTAAGCAAGAAGGCAAAAGAGAAGAGGGAAGCCTTCATCAAACGGATTAAAGAGGTCAAATTGGg TTTCCCACACGATTTCAAGGACAGAA GTGGAGATGACTCAGATGATGAGGAGGACGTTGACAGCAACAATGATGGAGGCTCGCTGCAGTCCGAGCGCACAGACAAGGATGACGAGGCTTTCGAAG GTTCCCAGCAGTCTCCACCTGTGGCGGCTCAGGACCTTAAGTTTGTCTTTAAAGCAGGATACCTTGAGAAGCGCAGAAAGG ATCACAGCTTTTTTGGCACCGAGTGGCAAAAGAGATGGTGCGCTCTGAGCCATCACACCTTCTACTATTATGGCAGTGAAAAAG ACAAGCAGCAGAAGGGAGAGTTCAGTATTGACGGGTACACTGTCAAAATGAACAGCACCTTGCGGAAAGACTCGAAGAAAGACTGCTGCTTTGAAATTTCGGCTCCAGACAAGCGGGTCTATCAG TTTTGTGCGTCATCGGCGAAAGAGGCGGAGGAGTGGGTGAAACAGATAGACTTTGTTTTGAGAG ATATGTCAGGCATCATCCCAgtagatgaagaggaggaacagGAAGTGTATGATGACGTTGGAGCAATAGAAGATACAGCTGATTCTGAGCCGATCGACGAAGACATCTATGAAGAGCTCCCAG AGGATGATGTGCCTGCCCCAGTAAAGCCCGCTCCAAAGGTGGAACCAGTGAGCAAACCTGCGCCTCCTCCTGCTTCAG TTGATAAGAGCACAGACTACCCCAACTTCTACCAGGGCTTATGGGACTGTACAGGAGACCACCCAGATGAGCTGTCCTTCAAACGTGGTGATGCTATCTACATCCTGAGCAAG GAGTATCAGAACTTTGGCTGGTGGGTCGGAGAGAAGAATGGAACTGTAGGAATTGTCCCCAAAGATTTCCTGATGGAGCTTTATGCTATATAA